From one Humulus lupulus chromosome 8, drHumLupu1.1, whole genome shotgun sequence genomic stretch:
- the LOC133793617 gene encoding protein neprosin-like, with protein MVGGPYFGAKARINVWNPDPHGTISISQIWVVSSHKNYDQLNSVEAGWISDGYRSTGCYNHDCPGFVQHKESGQWWVQYQNEPIGYWPNSIFTTLKNGADLLSWGGEIVNNGINHHTETQMGSGHFPAEGFGRASFFSNIEYIDSSRLLRDPNKFITYATKPSCYDVKVAIDNSALGAHFFYGGPGYSDKCRI; from the exons ATGGTGGGTGGTCCATACTTTGGAGCAAAAGCACGTATCAATGTATGGAATCCAGATCCACATGGAACAATAAGTATTTCTCAAATTTGGGTTGTGTCATCACATAAAAATTATGACCAACTTAATTCTGTAGAAGCTGGTTGGATA AGTGATGGGTATAGAAGCACAGGTTGTTACAATCATGATTGCCCTGGTTTTGTACAA CACAAGGAGAGTGGACAATGGTGGGTGCAATATCAAAATGAGCCAATAGGTTATTGGCCCAACTCCATATTCACGACTCTGAAGAATGGTGCAGACCTCCTGAGTTGGGGTGGCGAAATTGTTAACAACGGGATTAATCATCACACGGAGACTCAGATGGGGAGTGGTCATTTTCCGGCCGAGGGTTTCGGTAGAGCAAGCTTTTTTAGTAATATTGAGTACATCGATAGTTCCAGGCTCCTCAGAGATCCTAACAAATTCATCACTTATGCTACCAAGCCTTCATGCTACGATGTCAAAGTCGCAATCGACAACTCAGCTTTAGGAGCTCATTTCTTCTATGGTGGTCCTGGCTATTCTGATAAATGTCGAATTTGA